From the Psilocybe cubensis strain MGC-MH-2018 chromosome 9, whole genome shotgun sequence genome, one window contains:
- a CDS encoding putative methionine--tRNA ligase, mitochondrial: MSSASHLSIITTFSDWSHAERVEVDDPEASAAWIAIQKAHLEDPQQKRLSSSTKTPRGWYEPHVSRYPPPPPSLHINAPPRAEKVPSYFGPLITSSEKLNIIDHNSWRTSGNDESEEELPPRNDPLTPRNMGNSVPNPYDGINSFSAKALQVDRDSPSDSSFSIGTRGDAEYPPSASTSSDCGNGNSPVKMSRRSGLLLSAVSAPAVDYMNEKGTEYKYKTNDFVEVFIAITDVNERRTSKWIMGTVNRSDILPGWTTNGERVYDIKYRIKYCHPSDPSTEVWGIFSEVEIRRLVPRLSNTPLPKYGTLLFIRSRIFDPIQGKIQSTWFPSVCNEYGVFGLVGDYSNALVPPDSRFRPCTQEALEDMRRDGSKILFPWSNFEAFSQAVRRDKPFYITTPIFYPNASPHIGHLYTLVTGDVFARYQRQKGRDVRFLAGTDEHGLKIQKAARAHFNGQSGREKEFCDALSQRFRDLAESASISNTCFMRTSSEEHRRTVEHVWRSLCEKGFIYKSRYEGWYSITDECFYTDSQITYPTPSTPISIETGAAVEWASEENYMFKLSALRDALLQHYTSRPGSVYPEQYYDDVLGMLGDGQLLADISISRPRSRLEWGVQVPDDPEQTVYVWFDALLIYLTGAGYPWVTAQSRGGWPADIQVIGKDILRFHAIYLPAILLALSSSGTVVHLPKTLLTHAHWTSSQKKMSKSLGNVADPQEAMKKWGVDVVRFYMMRVGGRWRSDADWSAEQVDKHFREIKDQLGNYFMRVASPVLFKRSQGGEGPIHESIQQAFLEDMPDGVSAETDSGDWNAILLRHTLALNSKFEKNMDALEAGNALAEIMAVLKVANKVLNEIQPWAAETHPQLVHTTRVVGLETLRVVAHCLGPFMPSVAARLQETLGTVEYHEGIDREEAMRVFWMRWEKKPVKAFPLF, encoded by the exons ATGTCATCTGCTAGCCATTTAAGCATTATAACCACTTTTTCCGACTGGAGTCATGCAGAACGTGTAGAGGTTGATGACCCAGAAGCATCAGCTGCGTGGATAGCTATACAGAAAGCACACCTTGAGGATCCTCAACAGAAACGCCTTTCATCATCTACGAAAACGCCTCGCGGATGGTATGAGCCCCATGTCTCGCGATAccctcctccacccccaTCATTGCACATCAATGCTCCTCCAAGAGCTGAAAAAGTGCCCAGTTATTTCGGGCCTTTGATCACATCTTCCGAAAAGTTAAATATCATCGACCACAATTCCTGGCGAACATCCGGGAATGACGAATCAGAAGAAGAGTTACCTCCACGCAACGATCCCCTCACGCCGCGTAATATGGGTAACAGTGTCCCGAATCCCTATGACGGCATCAACTCGTTTTCCGCTAAAGCGTTGCAGGTGGACCGGGATTCTCCTTCAGACTCGTCTTTTTCGATTGGAACCAGGGGGGATGCGGAATACCCTCCGTCCGCTTCGACTTCGTCTGACTGTGGAAATGGCAACTCACCTGTCAAAATGTCCCGCAGAAGCGGTCTTCTACTCTCTGCAGTAAGTGCCCCTGCGGTCGACTACATGAATGAGAAAGGCACGGAGTACAAGTACAAG ACAAATGATTTTGTTGAGGTGTTTATCGCAATCACTGATGTCAACGAAAGACGCACATCCAAATGGATCATGGGAACCGTGAATAGGTCTGATATTCTCCCAGGATGGACCACT AATGGAGAAAGAGTCTACGACATCAAATACCGTATTAAATACTGCCACCCCAGCGACCCATCGACTGAAGTATGGGGAATCTTCAGCGAGGTCGAAATTCGTCGCTTGGTTCCTCGTTTGAGCAACACACCATTACCAAAATATGGG ACACTACTGTTTATTCGAAGCAGAATTTTCGACCCAATCCAAGGTAAAATACAAAGTACTTGGTTTCCCTCCGTATGCAAC GAGTACGGGGTTTTCGGACTGGTAGGGGACTATAGTAATGCATTGGTGCCCCCAGATAGCCGCTTCAGACCGTGTACTCAGGAGGCGTTAGAAGATATGCGTAGAGACGGGTCGAAGATTTTGTTTCCGTGGTCTAATTTTGAGGCCTTCTCGCAAGCTGTTAGGCGAG ACAAGCCATTTTACATCACCACACCCATTTTCTACCCGAATGCATCACCTCATATCGGACACTTGTACACACTGGTAACTGGTGATGTATTTGCACGGTACCAGAGACAAAAAGGAAGGGACGTCAGGTTTCTTGCGGGGACGGATGAGCATGGTCTTAAAATCCAAAAAGCGGCTCGGGCACACTTCAATGGACAGTCTGGTCGGGAGAAGGAGTTTTGTGATGCACTTAGCCAAAGATTTCGG GATTTGGCAGAGTCAGCGTCCATAAGCAATACTTGCTTCATGCGTACATCATCTGAAGAACACCGTCGGACGGTTGAGCATGTTTGG CGCAGCCTTTGCGAGAAGGGCTTCATCTACAAAAGCAGATACGAGGGCTGGTATTCCATCACCGACGAATGTTTCTACACCGACTCCCAAATTACATATCCCACCCCGTCCACGCCGATTTCAATCGAAACAGGTGCTGCCGTCGAATGGGCGTCCGAGGAAAACTACATGTTCAAGCTGTCTGCCTTGCGCGACGCTCTCTTGCAACACTACACATCCAGACCTGGAAGTGTGTACCCCGAGCAATACTATGATGATGTACTAGGCATGCTAGGTGACGGTCAACTCCTCGCCGACATCTCTATCTCACGTCCACGCTCGCGACTCGAGTGGGGCGTGCAAGTCCCCGACGACCCTGAGCAGACGGTATACGTCTGGTTCGATGCTCTCTTAATCTATCTGACTGGCGCTGGATATCCGTGGGTCACTGCCCAATCTCGTGGCGGCTGGCCTGCGGATATACAAGTCATCGGCAAGGATATTCTGCGCTTCCACGCTATATACCTCCCCGCCATATTGCTCGCTCTATCGTCATCCGGAACTGTAGTCCATCTCCCCAAGACCCTGCTGACACACGCCCACTGGACGTcttcgcagaagaaaatgagcaAATCGCTAGGGAACGTGGCAGACCCGCAGGAGGCTATGAAGAAATGGGGTGTTGATGTCGTCCGCTTCTACATGATGCGTGTCGGCGGGAGGTGGAGGTCGGATGCAG ATTGGTCAGCTGAACAGGTGGACAAGCACTTTAGAGAAATTAAAGACCAGCTCGGGAACTACTTCATGCGTGTCGCCTCCCCTGTTCTGTTTAAACGCTCACAAGGTGGCGAGGGTCCGATCCATGAGTCAATACAACAGGCGTTTCTAGAAGACATGCCTGATGGTGTTTCTGCGGAAACAGATTCTGGAGACTGGAATGCCATTCTGTTAAGGCACACCCTGGCATTGAACTCGAAATTCGAAAAAAACATGGATGCCCTTGAGGCAGGTAACGCCCTCGCGGAAATTATGGCAGTCCTCAAGGTG GCCAATAAGGTGCTGAACGAAATCCAGCCATGGGCAGCTGAGACGCACCCTCAACTTGTCCACACCACACGTGTCGTCGGTCTAGAGACATTACGTGTCGTCGCACATTGTCTGGGACCCTTCATGCCTAGCGTTGCTGCCAGACTCCAGGAAACTTTGGGCACAGTTGAATATCATGAAGGTATAGACAGGGAGGAAGCGATGCGTGTGTTTTGGATGCGCTGGGAGAAGAAACCTGTGAAAGCATTTCCCTTATTCTAA
- a CDS encoding Cytochrome P450 monooxygenase 208, which produces MSYGNTQDYMVNACSLVNFIISYSKIFPREPLLLRKALYSRSYTLGQFVPTYPEHRSYLICFAVEEYITVLGRKILLLQLSKRRKPLPPGPKGSFFSGVKDKLPSTEPWKTYAAWSSEFASPVIAFRVYNRTIVVLNDHVSVKTLLDQRANLYSDRPLSWMFHETCGRRKAIFNIPSSDPRHRIYRRLLQKGLGTRATMEAWPCLKEQTVVMLNGFVDDPHRWQQHVRRHSAAVIMKHAFGYSIESLDDPFINVADECSKISGWATAPGRWLVDYYPILRFVPSFFPYTQWQKQGRIWRDALAHLSEVPHNWVKEQMALGVHEESFTSRLLAADNGKQSIIQVTPEEEDIIKWCAGGLYAGASDTMASAITSFVLLMAIHPNIQLKAQAELSSLSERYSFMDVSEVPDPVAIFQLPYLTAILKELLRYAPVGNLALPHSVTTDDEYCGFRVPKGSPIMANVWAIMHDPELYPDPFTFTPERFLDAGVGKNTNPDPRQFAYGFGKRACPGAHFAETAMLLVMSAILIRFRVGVESSIAIHIRPEFTTGITSHIKPFPIQIIPRVFSKISR; this is translated from the exons ATGTCATATGGAAACACACAAGATTATATGGTTAACGCCTGTTCCCTGGTGAATTTCATCATATCATATTCCAAAATTTTCCCTCGTGAACCCCTTCTCCTGAGAAAGGCTCTATACTCTAGAAG CTACACCTTAGGACAATTCGTGCCCACTTACCCCGAACATCGCAGTTACCTCATTTGTTTCGCCGTCGAGGAATACATTACCGTTCTGGGAAGGAAAAT TTTGCTCTTGCAATTGAGCAAACGTAGAAAGCCTCTACCCCCAGGACCGAAGGGCAGCTTCTTTTCTGGTGTCAAGGATAAGCTACCATCAACGGAACCCTGGAAGACATACGCTGCGTGGAGTTCAGAATTCGCGA GTCCCGTCATCGCATTTAGAGTGTACAATCGGACTATCGTTGTTTTGAATGACCATGTTTCGGTTAAGACTCTTCTTGATCAACGAGCGAACTTGTATTCCGACCGACCTCTGTCGTGGATGTTCCATGAAACCTGCGGACGAAGAAAAGCCATTTTTAATATACCATCTTCGGATCCGAGGCATCGAATTTACCGCCGCTTATTGCAAAAGGGCCTTGGAACCCGTGCCACGATGGAAGCATGGCCTTGTCTGAAGGAGCAGACCGTTGTAATGTTAAACGGTTTTGTGGATGATCCACATAGGTGGCAACAGCATGTACGCCG ACACTCTGCCGCAGTCATTATGAAACACGCCTTTGGCTATTCAATTGAGAGCTTAGACGATCCATTTATCAACGTCGCCGACGAATGTTCTAAGATTTCTGGCTGGGCTACTGCCCCTGGGAGGTGGCTCGTAGATTACTATCCAATTC TGCGCTTCGtcccttctttctttccatacACACAGTGGCAAAAACAAGGGCGGATATGGAGAGACGCACTAGCTCATCTTTCTGAAGTACCCCATAACTGGGTCAAGGAACAAATG GCGTTGGGGGTGCATGAAGAATCGTTCACTTCTAGGCTATTGGCAGCCGACAACGGCAAGCAGTCGATTATACAGGTTACgcctgaagaagaggatatcATCAAGTGGTGTGCGGGAGGCTTATACGCCGGCGCGTCAGACACT ATGGCTTCGGCAATCACGTCGTTCGTCCTGCTAATGGCGATACATCCTAACATTCAGCTGAAGGCGCAAGCAGAGCTTAGCTCGCTTTCTGAACGTTATTCTTTTATGGATGTATCGGAAGTTCCTGATCCTGTAGCCATCTTTCAGCTACCTTACCTTACTGCAATATTGAAGGAACTTCTACGCTATGCACCAGTAGGTAATTTAG CACTGCCTCACAGCGTGACTACGGATGATGAGTATTGTGGATTTCGTGTTCCCAAAGGTTCACCCATAATGGCAAATGTTTG GGCTATAATGCACGATCCTGAATTGTATCCAGATCCCTTCACTTTTACTCCGGAGCGTTTTCTTGACGCTGGGGTAGGTAAGAACACAAACCCCGATCCCAGGCAATTTGCGTACGGTTTTGGTAAACGCGCATGTCCGG GGGCCCATTTTGCAGAGACGGCAATGCTTCTTGTAATGTCCGCTATACTAATTCGCTTTCGTGTGGGCGTTGAAAGCAGCATAGCAATCCATATTCGTCCTGAATTCACGACTGGTATTACTAG CCATATCAAACCCTTTCCTATACAAATAATACCACGTGTCTTCTCTAAGATATCTCGATAA